A genomic stretch from Mycobacterium paraterrae includes:
- a CDS encoding FAS1-like dehydratase domain-containing protein, with the protein MTETTKDDLRERLDALIGKPISVGGPAKAPDPVNPAMIRHWAYALDDMNPAYLDPEFASSSRYGGLVSPPVMLQSWTMAPPKLVGIHERGGVPVVLKENPLQFLTDAGYTGTVATNSEFEMERYPRVGDDITAETVFETISDEKTTAMGKGYFVTWITTYRDQNGEVIGRQRFRTLRFKTGS; encoded by the coding sequence GTGACCGAGACAACCAAGGACGACCTTCGCGAACGCCTGGACGCGCTGATCGGCAAGCCCATCAGCGTCGGCGGACCGGCAAAAGCACCAGATCCGGTCAACCCGGCCATGATTCGGCACTGGGCATACGCGCTCGACGACATGAACCCCGCATACCTGGACCCGGAGTTCGCCTCGTCCTCACGCTACGGCGGTCTCGTCTCGCCCCCCGTCATGCTCCAGTCGTGGACGATGGCGCCGCCCAAGCTGGTCGGCATCCACGAACGCGGCGGAGTTCCGGTCGTGCTGAAGGAGAACCCGCTGCAGTTCCTCACCGACGCGGGCTACACCGGGACGGTCGCCACCAACTCCGAGTTCGAGATGGAGCGCTACCCACGAGTCGGTGACGACATCACCGCCGAGACGGTATTCGAGACGATCTCCGACGAGAAGACCACCGCGATGGGCAAAGGTTACTTCGTCACCTGGATCACCACCTACCGCGACCAGAACGGTGAAGTGATTGGCCGTCAGCGTTTTCGCACACTGCGCTTCAAGACGGGAAGCTGA
- a CDS encoding aldehyde dehydrogenase family protein, which translates to MAESTSLIDAYELYIDGRWTEPDSGRYDVVNPATEAVIGTAPDAGVAQVEDAVAAARTAFDTGPWPTLEPAERARCLQQLSDALIARGEEIYALAQAEWGCAANERLIHVEGPAFMVGHAAELAVEPAEAPMEAWGAAGRTVLRYEPLGVVAAMTPWNFPHTLNVMKLGAALAAGNTLVLKPSPLTPLAGLALARIIDENTDIPPGVVNVVTPTSIEASRRLTLDPRVDMVSFTGSSAVGRDVMAGAASTMKRVLLECGGKSATVLLPDLDVTDELLERLLFEGCTMHAGQACILNSRLLLPEGMHDEVVGRLAEMARAVVLGDPVDPAVTMGPLISREHLERVEGFVKRAEADGATVVTGGSRPKDLSSGFYFEPTILTGSSADAYIAQEEVFGPVLTVLKYRDDDDAVAIANNSAYGLGGAVWGSDIERAVGIARRIRTGQVSINGTIPGDAPFGGFKQSGIGREGGVMGLRAYMEPKAIGIPA; encoded by the coding sequence ATGGCCGAGTCGACTTCTCTCATCGACGCGTACGAGCTTTACATCGACGGGCGCTGGACCGAACCGGACAGCGGACGTTATGACGTGGTCAACCCCGCCACCGAAGCGGTGATCGGCACGGCACCGGATGCCGGGGTGGCTCAGGTAGAAGACGCGGTCGCGGCGGCAAGGACCGCTTTCGACACCGGTCCGTGGCCGACGTTGGAACCGGCCGAACGCGCGCGATGCCTGCAGCAGCTCAGTGACGCCTTGATCGCTCGAGGTGAGGAGATCTACGCCCTGGCACAGGCCGAGTGGGGTTGCGCGGCCAACGAGCGGCTGATCCATGTCGAGGGGCCCGCCTTCATGGTCGGTCACGCCGCCGAACTGGCCGTAGAACCTGCCGAGGCGCCAATGGAAGCATGGGGCGCCGCAGGCAGGACGGTGTTGCGGTACGAACCGCTCGGTGTCGTGGCGGCCATGACGCCGTGGAACTTTCCGCACACGCTGAATGTGATGAAACTGGGCGCGGCACTCGCGGCTGGAAACACGCTGGTGCTCAAGCCTTCACCGCTGACGCCGCTGGCGGGGCTGGCGCTGGCTCGCATCATCGACGAGAACACCGACATCCCGCCTGGCGTCGTCAACGTCGTGACGCCGACGAGTATCGAGGCGAGCCGACGTTTGACGCTCGATCCCCGCGTCGACATGGTCAGCTTCACCGGCAGTTCCGCGGTCGGGCGCGACGTGATGGCAGGCGCCGCGTCCACCATGAAGCGGGTGCTGCTGGAATGCGGGGGCAAGTCGGCCACGGTGCTGTTGCCTGACCTCGATGTGACCGACGAACTGCTGGAGCGCCTGCTGTTCGAGGGATGCACGATGCATGCCGGTCAGGCGTGCATTCTCAACAGCAGATTGCTGCTGCCCGAAGGGATGCACGACGAGGTGGTGGGCCGTCTCGCCGAGATGGCCCGGGCGGTCGTGCTCGGTGACCCCGTCGATCCGGCGGTCACCATGGGGCCGCTGATCAGCCGTGAACACCTCGAGCGCGTCGAGGGATTCGTCAAACGCGCGGAAGCCGACGGCGCGACCGTCGTGACCGGAGGATCGCGTCCGAAAGATCTGAGCAGCGGCTTCTACTTCGAGCCGACCATTCTCACCGGTTCGTCGGCCGATGCGTACATCGCCCAGGAAGAGGTGTTCGGCCCGGTGCTGACGGTGTTGAAGTATCGCGACGACGACGACGCGGTGGCGATCGCCAACAACTCGGCCTACGGTCTCGGCGGCGCAGTATGGGGGAGCGATATCGAGCGTGCGGTGGGCATCGCCCGGCGGATCAGGACCGGGCAGGTATCGATCAACGGCACCATTCCGGGAGACGCGCCGTTCGGCGGCTTCAAGCAGAGCGGGATCGGCCGGGAGGGCGGTGTGATGGGGCTGCGGGCGTACATGGAGCCCAAAGCCATCGGGATACCGGCGTGA
- a CDS encoding acyl-CoA dehydrogenase family protein, whose product MDFSFTEEQETVGKVARQLFEHRATPEHLSELEAGPIRHDDALWRELAASDLLGIALPESVGGSGGDFLELCVLLAEVGWSVAPVPVYATLVLGADVIARHGDSALQQKYLPKVVSGELFLTGALVEANNSDPTSPRTTARAGGDNTWILTGSKELVPAAQLADAIVVSARADDGPGLFVVDATGDGVTITPAGTTNGEPYADVELAGAVGSRLEAGGANAVAELYNRALVGLCAMQVGVTERALKIAASYTSEREQFGRPIGSFQAVQQRLADAFIDVEAIRWTTWHAAWLIAEGRPAVRDAAIAKFWAADAGARVVASAQQVHGGMGIDVTYPLHRYFLWAKQIELSLGSAPQQLVRLGASYPEGLK is encoded by the coding sequence ATGGACTTTTCCTTCACCGAAGAACAAGAAACCGTCGGCAAGGTTGCGCGCCAACTCTTCGAGCACCGCGCCACCCCCGAACATCTCAGCGAACTCGAAGCGGGCCCGATTCGCCACGATGATGCCCTGTGGCGGGAGCTTGCCGCATCAGACCTGCTGGGCATCGCATTGCCCGAATCGGTCGGCGGCAGCGGCGGCGACTTCCTCGAACTGTGCGTGCTGCTGGCCGAGGTCGGCTGGAGCGTTGCGCCTGTCCCGGTCTACGCGACGCTGGTACTCGGCGCGGATGTCATTGCGCGTCATGGTGACTCGGCTCTTCAGCAGAAGTACCTCCCGAAAGTGGTCAGCGGCGAGCTGTTTCTGACCGGCGCACTCGTCGAGGCGAACAACTCCGACCCGACGTCACCGCGCACCACCGCACGCGCCGGGGGTGACAACACGTGGATCCTCACCGGCAGCAAGGAGCTTGTGCCGGCGGCGCAGCTCGCCGACGCCATTGTGGTCTCGGCGCGAGCCGATGACGGACCTGGCCTGTTCGTGGTCGACGCTACGGGCGACGGCGTCACGATAACTCCAGCAGGTACCACGAACGGCGAGCCCTACGCCGATGTCGAACTCGCCGGAGCCGTCGGATCCCGGCTCGAGGCCGGCGGGGCCAACGCCGTCGCCGAGCTGTACAACCGGGCCCTCGTGGGACTGTGCGCGATGCAGGTCGGCGTGACCGAACGTGCGCTGAAAATCGCCGCCTCGTACACCAGCGAGCGGGAGCAATTCGGCCGGCCCATCGGGTCATTTCAGGCCGTGCAGCAGCGGCTGGCCGACGCGTTCATCGATGTCGAGGCGATTCGCTGGACCACCTGGCATGCGGCGTGGCTGATCGCCGAGGGTCGGCCTGCGGTCCGCGACGCGGCCATTGCCAAGTTCTGGGCGGCCGACGCCGGAGCTCGGGTCGTCGCGTCCGCCCAGCAGGTGCACGGCGGCATGGGTATCGACGTCACGTATCCGCTCCACCGATACTTCCTGTGGGCCAAGCAAATCGAGCTTTCGCTAGGTTCCGCTCCGCAACAACTTGTCAGGCTCGGCGCCTCGTATCCGGAAGGATTGAAATGA
- a CDS encoding Zn-ribbon domain-containing OB-fold protein, which yields MATRLAPSISPDTEFFWSGLKDHKLLIQRCTDCKTLRVPPRPMCGNCQSLNWDSVESTGRGTVYSFVMPQYPPLPFLQYPYVVALVELDEGVRIVSNLCDIDPSDIKVGMPVEVFYEKFEALPSGDELVLHQFRPAS from the coding sequence ATGGCTACCCGACTCGCGCCGTCGATCAGCCCGGACACCGAATTCTTCTGGTCGGGGCTCAAGGACCACAAGCTTCTGATTCAACGGTGCACCGACTGCAAGACGTTGCGCGTGCCACCGCGGCCGATGTGCGGTAACTGTCAGTCCCTCAATTGGGACTCCGTCGAATCAACCGGGCGCGGCACGGTTTACAGCTTCGTCATGCCGCAGTATCCCCCGCTCCCGTTTCTTCAGTATCCCTATGTCGTCGCCCTGGTCGAGCTGGACGAGGGCGTACGGATTGTGTCGAACCTCTGCGATATCGATCCCTCGGATATCAAGGTCGGTATGCCCGTCGAGGTCTTTTACGAGAAATTCGAAGCACTCCCGAGCGGCGACGAGCTGGTGCTGCATCAGTTCCGTCCCGCTAGCTGA
- a CDS encoding amidohydrolase family protein, with product MPSRSLPYPVFDIDNHMYETTDALTKFLPKEHRGKVGYVEVNGRPKLVVKDHISHMIPNPTFERVARPGSAEDYFLGNNPEGLNFREFIGEAMDVIPAYQEPAPRLELMDELGIDQCVMYPTLASLIEERTTDDVVLTHAIIHALNEWMHEHWTFNYENRIFATPVICLPLVDEAIKEFHWALERGMKTFLLRPAPVPSLYGGSRSMGLPEFDPFWAEVVKAGIPVTMHASDSGYQKHLMEWEGGDEYLSFKTSTLREVVMGFRAIEDSLAALICHGALSRFPDLKVFVVENGSGWVPNLLRLLEKAYKTMPKEFDEHPVEVFKRNIYIHPFLEDDVQKIVDIMGEDHVMFGSDFPHPEGIGDPLSFVDRLDGLSETAKAKIMGGNAIEQLGLKVTV from the coding sequence ATGCCTTCCCGGTCTCTGCCGTATCCGGTTTTCGACATCGACAACCACATGTACGAGACGACGGACGCGCTCACGAAGTTCCTGCCGAAGGAGCACCGCGGAAAGGTCGGCTACGTCGAGGTCAACGGCCGCCCGAAGCTCGTCGTCAAAGACCACATCAGTCACATGATTCCGAACCCGACGTTCGAGCGAGTCGCCCGGCCCGGTAGCGCTGAGGACTACTTTCTCGGCAACAATCCCGAGGGTTTGAACTTTCGCGAGTTCATCGGCGAGGCAATGGATGTCATTCCCGCGTACCAGGAGCCCGCACCGCGCCTGGAACTGATGGACGAACTGGGCATCGACCAGTGCGTGATGTACCCGACTCTCGCCAGCCTCATCGAGGAACGCACCACCGACGACGTCGTCCTCACCCACGCCATCATCCACGCGCTCAACGAGTGGATGCACGAGCACTGGACGTTCAACTACGAGAATCGCATCTTCGCCACGCCGGTGATCTGCTTGCCATTGGTCGACGAGGCCATCAAGGAGTTCCACTGGGCACTCGAGCGCGGTATGAAGACGTTCCTGCTCCGCCCCGCGCCGGTGCCCAGTTTGTACGGGGGCTCGCGGTCTATGGGGCTACCCGAATTCGATCCGTTCTGGGCCGAAGTGGTCAAGGCCGGCATCCCTGTGACCATGCACGCCTCCGACAGCGGGTACCAGAAGCACCTCATGGAGTGGGAGGGCGGCGACGAGTACCTGTCGTTCAAGACCAGTACGTTGCGCGAGGTTGTCATGGGTTTCCGTGCGATCGAGGACTCGCTGGCCGCGCTGATCTGCCACGGCGCGCTGTCGCGATTCCCCGACCTTAAGGTATTTGTCGTCGAGAACGGCAGCGGCTGGGTGCCGAACCTGCTCCGGTTGCTGGAGAAGGCGTACAAGACCATGCCCAAGGAATTCGACGAGCATCCCGTCGAGGTGTTCAAGCGCAACATCTACATTCACCCGTTCCTCGAAGACGATGTGCAGAAAATCGTCGACATCATGGGCGAGGATCACGTGATGTTCGGTTCCGACTTCCCCCATCCCGAGGGGATTGGCGACCCGCTGAGCTTCGTCGACCGACTCGACGGACTGTCCGAGACGGCCAAAGCGAAGATCATGGGCGGCAACGCGATTGAGCAGTTAGGGCTCAAGGTCACGGTATGA
- a CDS encoding cytochrome P450, giving the protein MHSPDFYAGDPYPIYRELRNTTPVVWNDVTNFWALLKYEDVRYVSGHPLTFSSTKGISIPDPNQPEPVQEGNLIFTDPPRHRQLRKLINSGFTRRQVQLLEPKVREIVKGIVDGVDTSREYEFAEEIAAPLPTRLIAEMLGAPPEDWEQFRAWSDAAVGTADPDIEMDHLVALGELYEYFTKLIAARRSGEVSGQDDLLSILAAAQVDGEQLSDEDLLNFSFLLLVAGNETTRNLIALGTLALIDHPEQMALLRANPALLPSAVEEMLRFTSPVTHMARCATEDVEIRGQQIKAGDTVVMLYGAANRDEEVFGPTAEEFDITRNPNPHIAFGAGEHACLGAQLARLEARVMFEVLLGTYPTIELTGDVTRLRATMVPGVKRMPIRLGTGS; this is encoded by the coding sequence TTGCACTCCCCGGACTTCTACGCCGGGGATCCCTACCCGATCTACCGGGAACTTCGGAACACCACACCAGTGGTGTGGAATGACGTCACGAACTTCTGGGCGCTGCTGAAGTACGAGGACGTCCGCTACGTGTCAGGCCACCCCCTGACGTTCTCGTCAACCAAGGGCATTTCGATCCCCGACCCGAACCAGCCCGAACCCGTTCAGGAAGGCAACCTGATCTTCACCGATCCGCCGCGGCACCGGCAGCTGCGTAAGCTCATCAACTCCGGGTTCACCCGGCGGCAGGTGCAGTTGCTCGAGCCTAAGGTGCGCGAGATCGTCAAGGGCATCGTCGACGGCGTGGACACATCCCGGGAGTACGAGTTCGCCGAGGAGATCGCCGCACCGCTGCCCACCCGGTTGATCGCCGAAATGCTGGGCGCGCCACCGGAAGACTGGGAGCAGTTCCGCGCCTGGTCCGATGCCGCGGTCGGTACCGCGGATCCGGACATCGAGATGGATCACCTGGTCGCGCTCGGCGAGTTGTACGAATACTTCACCAAGCTCATCGCCGCCCGGCGATCTGGGGAAGTCAGCGGCCAGGACGATCTGCTGAGCATCCTGGCCGCCGCCCAAGTCGACGGCGAGCAACTCAGCGACGAGGATCTGCTCAACTTCTCCTTCCTGTTACTGGTCGCGGGCAACGAAACGACCCGCAACCTCATCGCACTGGGCACGTTGGCGCTGATCGACCATCCCGAACAGATGGCGCTGCTGCGCGCTAACCCGGCGCTGCTCCCCAGCGCGGTCGAGGAGATGCTGCGATTCACCAGCCCGGTGACGCACATGGCCCGCTGCGCCACCGAGGATGTCGAGATCCGCGGTCAGCAGATCAAGGCCGGCGACACCGTGGTGATGCTCTACGGGGCCGCCAACCGCGACGAAGAGGTTTTCGGACCGACGGCTGAAGAATTCGACATCACCCGTAACCCCAACCCGCACATCGCATTCGGGGCCGGGGAGCACGCCTGCCTCGGAGCGCAGCTCGCGCGGCTGGAAGCCCGGGTGATGTTCGAGGTACTGCTGGGCACCTACCCGACGATCGAACTCACCGGTGACGTCACACGGCTGCGCGCCACCATGGTCCCCGGTGTGAAACGTATGCCGATTCGACTAGGAACGGGCAGCTGA
- a CDS encoding MaoC family dehydratase, giving the protein MTSTVDRTQTLAWNSIQVGDEVTPMDVPVTTTLIVAGAIASRDYMPVHHDRDFANSQGSKDIFLNILTTNGLCVKFLHDWAGPEAMVKKLSIRLGVPAYPNDPLRFTGSVTDKSSTDDEGLVEVTFKGTNSLGDHVSGTAILSLLDGVDA; this is encoded by the coding sequence ATGACCTCCACTGTCGACCGCACTCAGACCCTGGCGTGGAACAGTATCCAGGTGGGTGACGAAGTCACGCCGATGGACGTCCCGGTGACCACCACGCTGATCGTCGCCGGCGCCATCGCGTCACGCGACTACATGCCGGTACACCACGACCGTGATTTCGCCAATTCCCAAGGCTCCAAAGACATTTTCTTGAACATCCTGACCACCAACGGGCTGTGTGTGAAGTTTCTGCACGACTGGGCCGGCCCCGAGGCGATGGTCAAGAAGCTGTCCATTCGGCTGGGCGTGCCGGCGTATCCGAACGACCCGTTGCGCTTCACCGGCTCGGTGACAGACAAGTCGTCGACAGATGACGAGGGCTTGGTCGAGGTCACCTTCAAGGGAACCAACAGCCTTGGCGACCACGTCTCGGGAACCGCGATCCTCAGCTTGCTCGACGGGGTTGATGCATGA
- a CDS encoding acyl-CoA dehydrogenase family protein, with translation MDFDYTPEQEQLRKDYRTRLEAVMTPERRAAVAKLTEGGEAMSECRRALGDAGLLGVAWPVEYGGGGLTALEQLIFSEEARRVNAPLPMITLNTVGPTLIQFGTEEQKAKFLPAILKGTVEFAIGYSEPGAGSDLASLRTTAVRDGDEFVINGSKMFTSGAEFADYIWLAARTDPTAKKHKGITLFIVPTDSPGFSWKPLHTMPGVSTYYTFYDDVRVPESAIVLGENQGWTLVTNQLNLERAALGNLGALEPLFRKTLEWASTTPLNDGLVIEKPWVQQALARVEAQVAAYRLLNLRVNATMSAGALGMGEASAAKVFGTELTQQVARELLEVIGQAGVRNDSAAPLKGELESAYRLAVINTFGGGANELQRDIIAMAGLGMPRAPRDTRASASEKGSSNS, from the coding sequence ATGGACTTCGACTACACACCAGAACAGGAACAGCTCCGCAAGGACTACCGCACCCGCCTCGAGGCGGTGATGACTCCTGAACGCCGTGCCGCTGTCGCCAAACTCACCGAGGGAGGCGAAGCGATGAGCGAATGCAGGCGTGCCCTCGGGGACGCCGGGCTCCTCGGCGTCGCGTGGCCGGTTGAATACGGCGGCGGGGGGCTGACGGCACTCGAGCAGCTGATCTTCTCCGAGGAAGCTCGCAGGGTCAACGCTCCGTTGCCGATGATCACTCTGAACACGGTGGGGCCCACGCTCATTCAGTTCGGCACCGAGGAGCAGAAGGCCAAATTCCTTCCGGCCATCCTCAAGGGCACGGTCGAGTTCGCGATCGGCTACTCGGAACCGGGCGCGGGCAGCGACCTCGCGTCGTTGCGCACCACCGCGGTGCGCGACGGCGACGAGTTCGTCATCAACGGCTCGAAGATGTTCACCAGCGGCGCCGAGTTCGCCGACTACATCTGGTTGGCGGCACGCACGGATCCGACGGCCAAGAAGCACAAGGGAATCACCCTGTTCATCGTGCCGACCGACTCGCCCGGCTTCTCCTGGAAGCCTCTGCACACGATGCCGGGTGTCTCCACCTACTACACGTTCTACGACGACGTCCGGGTGCCGGAAAGCGCCATCGTGTTAGGTGAGAACCAGGGGTGGACCTTGGTCACCAATCAACTCAACCTGGAACGCGCCGCACTGGGCAATCTCGGCGCGTTGGAGCCGCTGTTCCGCAAAACCCTCGAATGGGCGTCCACTACGCCGCTCAACGACGGTCTGGTCATCGAAAAGCCTTGGGTCCAGCAGGCTCTGGCCCGCGTCGAAGCACAAGTCGCCGCGTATCGGCTGCTGAATCTGCGAGTGAACGCGACCATGAGTGCCGGCGCGCTCGGCATGGGCGAAGCGTCCGCAGCGAAAGTGTTCGGCACCGAACTCACCCAGCAAGTCGCCCGCGAACTTCTCGAAGTCATCGGACAGGCCGGGGTCCGCAACGACTCGGCGGCGCCACTGAAGGGCGAGTTGGAAAGCGCATACCGGTTGGCAGTCATCAACACGTTCGGCGGCGGAGCCAACGAGCTTCAACGCGACATCATCGCCATGGCGGGTCTCGGAATGCCACGCGCACCCCGAGACACCCGGGCCAGCGCATCGGAGAAAGGAAGCTCCAACTCGTGA
- a CDS encoding CaiB/BaiF CoA transferase family protein encodes MRRPLEGVRVVELASEIAGPYCAKLLVDLGAEVCKIEPPSGDPLRHWGPFPAGRPDPDRSGLFEYLNAGKRGLALDFTDEGDLAVAHRLISAADVLIEDLPAGVPERREWGLDSDTLEQTNPNLVVTRISNFGQEGPLRDRVTTPLTLQAAAGWINLREPGRAPVQAGARIPEYIAGGYAALGTLTALRIATARTDRPVEVDVSMFESLLSTLPYPMLMAARLKSLGLPTNSKAAPMLGIVRAADGWIGINCLTGQHWLDVCAMVGLPEFGEHQLAIMLGGPERDEFFAKAQPFLESMSVAELVELSQAMRIPAAPISQGDTILACPQYAERGFFVESAPKDWQFTRPGAPFRLSKTPVPPPLPAPATTTAERTTGWAERDASRPDDASLDVALPFAGLKVFDMSTFWAGAYLTCYLGAFGADVVKVESVQRPDGHRYSGSLLRSGDEWYECGPLWQGTNLNKRDITLDLTSAAGRELALRLAAEADVVVENFSPRVVEQFGLDYESIARVNPGVIMVRMPGFGLEGPWRDYVGWALNIEQVSGMSASTGYADGPPCNLQGPADPIAGVHACVALLAALEHRRSTNEGQLIEAAQIEIGAAVTAEPIIEYSLTQRVREREGNRHRAYAQGVYPTSGDDEWVAVSIRDDADWAAVTELIARPDLKDDSSFSSQEARLDNHDALDEVLTRWTATRAPDDVADALRARGVPAERLLTADRMYDVDQLEARGFYEELEHPLSGRQRYPGWPFRISPGPAHHHRTASPTLGQHNDEVLGALGLAADELTVLRKERVIGERLLNA; translated from the coding sequence GTGAGGCGGCCCTTGGAGGGTGTGCGCGTCGTCGAGCTGGCATCTGAGATCGCGGGCCCCTACTGCGCGAAGCTTCTCGTCGACCTGGGTGCCGAGGTGTGCAAGATCGAACCGCCTTCGGGTGATCCGCTGCGTCACTGGGGCCCGTTTCCCGCCGGGCGCCCGGATCCGGACCGAAGTGGGCTGTTCGAATACCTGAACGCTGGAAAGCGCGGCCTGGCACTGGATTTCACGGATGAGGGTGATCTTGCTGTCGCTCACCGGCTCATCTCCGCGGCGGATGTTCTCATCGAAGACCTCCCCGCGGGAGTGCCCGAGCGCCGGGAGTGGGGTCTCGATTCAGACACCCTCGAGCAGACCAACCCGAATCTGGTCGTAACGAGGATCTCGAATTTCGGCCAGGAGGGACCGCTGCGCGACCGGGTGACAACCCCGCTGACCCTTCAGGCCGCGGCAGGGTGGATCAACCTGCGGGAGCCCGGCCGCGCGCCGGTACAAGCCGGCGCCCGCATCCCGGAATACATCGCCGGCGGCTATGCGGCGCTGGGCACGCTCACCGCGTTGCGCATCGCGACCGCCCGGACCGACCGGCCCGTCGAGGTCGACGTCTCGATGTTCGAGTCGCTGCTGTCGACGCTGCCCTATCCCATGCTGATGGCCGCACGGCTGAAAAGCCTTGGCTTGCCGACCAATTCCAAAGCAGCGCCGATGCTCGGTATCGTGCGAGCGGCCGATGGCTGGATCGGTATCAACTGTCTGACCGGCCAGCACTGGCTCGACGTGTGCGCGATGGTCGGGTTGCCCGAATTCGGTGAGCATCAACTGGCGATCATGCTCGGCGGCCCCGAGCGCGACGAATTTTTCGCGAAAGCCCAGCCCTTCCTGGAATCGATGTCGGTGGCCGAACTGGTCGAGCTGAGTCAGGCGATGCGGATACCGGCGGCGCCGATCTCTCAAGGCGACACCATCCTGGCGTGTCCGCAGTATGCGGAGCGCGGATTCTTCGTCGAATCGGCCCCGAAAGATTGGCAATTCACCAGACCTGGTGCGCCTTTTCGGCTTTCGAAAACTCCGGTTCCACCGCCATTACCGGCGCCCGCCACGACGACGGCGGAACGGACCACTGGATGGGCCGAGCGTGACGCATCGCGTCCAGACGACGCGTCCCTCGACGTGGCGCTGCCGTTCGCCGGCTTGAAGGTGTTCGACATGAGCACCTTCTGGGCGGGGGCGTATCTGACCTGCTACCTCGGTGCGTTCGGGGCCGACGTAGTCAAGGTCGAGTCCGTTCAGCGACCCGACGGACATCGCTATTCGGGTTCGTTGTTGCGTTCGGGCGACGAGTGGTACGAGTGCGGACCGCTGTGGCAGGGAACGAATCTCAACAAACGCGACATCACGCTGGACCTCACGTCCGCGGCGGGCCGCGAATTGGCGCTGCGCCTGGCTGCTGAAGCCGATGTGGTGGTGGAGAACTTCTCGCCGCGTGTGGTCGAGCAGTTCGGGCTGGACTACGAGTCCATCGCGCGCGTCAATCCCGGCGTGATCATGGTGCGGATGCCGGGTTTCGGGCTCGAGGGTCCGTGGCGCGACTACGTGGGCTGGGCCCTGAACATCGAACAGGTATCCGGCATGTCGGCCTCGACCGGTTACGCGGACGGGCCGCCGTGCAATCTGCAGGGGCCCGCCGACCCGATCGCGGGCGTGCATGCGTGCGTCGCTTTGCTGGCGGCGCTCGAGCACCGACGGTCGACGAACGAGGGGCAATTGATAGAGGCCGCCCAGATCGAAATCGGCGCCGCCGTGACCGCGGAGCCCATCATCGAGTACTCACTGACGCAGCGCGTGCGTGAGCGGGAGGGAAATCGGCACCGCGCCTATGCGCAAGGGGTCTATCCGACCAGCGGGGACGACGAGTGGGTTGCCGTATCCATTCGCGACGACGCTGACTGGGCAGCCGTCACTGAATTGATCGCCCGTCCGGACCTCAAGGATGATTCGTCGTTCTCCTCGCAAGAGGCACGCCTGGACAACCATGACGCGTTGGACGAGGTGCTCACCCGATGGACTGCCACGCGTGCGCCGGATGACGTCGCCGACGCCCTTCGCGCCCGGGGTGTGCCCGCCGAGCGATTGCTTACTGCCGATCGGATGTATGACGTCGACCAGCTCGAGGCACGTGGCTTCTACGAGGAACTCGAGCATCCGCTGTCAGGCCGACAACGGTATCCCGGCTGGCCTTTTCGGATCAGCCCCGGGCCGGCACACCATCACCGCACGGCGTCGCCGACGCTCGGCCAACACAACGACGAAGTGCTTGGCGCGCTCGGGCTGGCGGCTGACGAGCTGACGGTGCTGCGCAAAGAACGAGTAATCGGCGAGCGGCTGCTCAACGCTTGA
- a CDS encoding MaoC family dehydratase, translating to MTQAPASLKVYDGIAGFEAHVGEHLGYSDWRQITQREIDLFAEATGDHQWIHVDPERAARGPYGATIAHGYLTLSLVPILVQQIYRVTGLSMQVNYGSDKLRFPAPVPVDSRIRAGAELLKVERNDKGGRATVRVTVEVEGSDRPACVVDTIAAMVDA from the coding sequence ATGACCCAGGCGCCCGCGTCTTTGAAGGTGTACGACGGTATCGCTGGCTTCGAGGCTCACGTAGGCGAGCACCTCGGCTACAGCGACTGGCGTCAGATCACGCAGAGGGAAATCGATCTGTTCGCCGAGGCAACCGGCGACCACCAATGGATCCACGTCGATCCGGAGAGGGCCGCCCGCGGCCCCTACGGCGCTACCATCGCGCACGGTTATCTCACCTTGTCGCTGGTACCTATTCTCGTGCAACAGATCTACCGGGTGACCGGTTTGTCGATGCAGGTGAATTACGGCTCGGACAAGCTGCGCTTTCCCGCACCGGTACCTGTCGATTCCCGCATCCGCGCAGGCGCGGAGCTTCTTAAAGTGGAGCGCAACGACAAGGGCGGACGCGCGACCGTACGAGTCACCGTCGAAGTCGAGGGAAGCGACCGACCGGCGTGTGTCGTCGACACCATTGCCGCGATGGTCGACGCCTGA